Sequence from the Marinobacter antarcticus genome:
TCTAATAGCCCGGCCAGCGCTGGAACAGCGTTGTTACAGAGATTTCAAGAAACGTACATCAGTTCCCTTTTTTTAGTGGTGACCCCGCGCCGCTGTCTTGGCTGTGCTTCCGGTTTAGCGGATAGAAGAGTTGTGGTGATGCCAGTTCCGGCAAATCAGTCTGTTCCTGATTTGCTGCCCACTCGACCCGTTCGACAGAGCGGATGGCGTAATGCATCCAGGCCAGTGCGGCAGTAGCAATTATGAACATCAGCATAAAACAGCTCTGCCAGATGCCCGTAATGTCATTCAGAACACCAAAGGTGAGTGGCAGGATAAACCCGCCCAGCCCGCCAATCATTCCGACTACGCCACCAACAGCACCCACATGCGTGGGGTAGTAAACAGGTATGTGTTTGTAAACGGCCGCTTTGCCGAGGGACATAAAAAAGCCCAGGGTGAAAATCAGCGCCACGAACACCGGCAGGCTCATTTCCAGTCGGAAGCGAACGTCGCCGTCGATGCCATGTACCACGTAATCTGTAGGTGGGTAACTCAGCAGGAAGGTGCAGACGACCGATGCGATAAAGGTCCAGTACATCACACGCCGCGCGCCGAAGCGGTCGGACATCCAGCCACCCAGAATGCGGAACAGGGATGCCGGAATGGTGTAGAGCGCGGCGATCATGCCGGCGGTTCTTATGTCCAGGCCGTAAACGCCAATCAGAAAGTGTGGCAGCCACAATGCCAGAGCCACAAAGGCTCCGAATACGAAAAAATAGTAAAGAGCAAAGCGCCAGACCCGCAGATCCCTCAGCGGTTCCATCTGCTCCATAAACGAACGTTGCTGCTCGCCATCCTTACGGCCAGCAGAAACCGGGTCTTCTTTTGCCAGAAGGATAAAAACAACACCCATAACCGCCAGCACAGACGCATAGATCTGGGCGGTGGTTTCCCATCCAAAAGCCACCAGCAAAAAGGGTGCGCCGAAATTGGTTACTGCGGCGCCGACGTTGCCCGCGCCGAAGATGCCCAGAGCCGTGCCCTGGCGAGCGGGTTCAAACCAGGCAGCGGTATAGGCCACGCCCACAATGAACGCCCCACCGGCAAGGCCAACTCCCAGTGCACCAACCAGTAGCATGGGATAGGTAGTGGCAAAGGTCAGCAGGTAAACACAGGCTGATGTTGTCAGCATGAGTATGCCGAATACCCAGCGCCCGCCGTAACGATCAGTCCATATACCAAGGAACAGCCGGCTGATTGAACCGGTCAGGATGGGTGTGGCCATCAGCAGGCCAAGTTGGGTGTCCGAAAGATTCAAATCTTCGGCAAGGCGGATGCCGATAATGGAAAAAATCGTCCATACAGCGAAACAGAGCGTGAAAGCCAGTGTGGAAAGGCCCAGTGCGCGGTTCTGCTGCGGCCTGGTTGGTGAAATCATTATGGTGGCCCTCCCTGTCTGCATTTACCGACCTGTATCTATAGTCTCTGCAACCATACCAAAACCCGGTTTTTCCGGGTGAAAGCATTGGAGGTACCTCCAGCAGGGTGAGCTGGTGGTAGGCGCTGACAGGGATTCATGCCCTGGGGGGTAGACTCTTGATCGCTCTGGTGGGGTACCCGCCGTAAGTCTTGATTTGAATCAATTATACGCAGGTGTGGAGTGTGGGCTAATGCTGACCAATATCAATTGGCGCGCTGCCTGTGCGTGGCATTGCCGCCTTCGGAGATTGCTATGAAAATCATGATTGCCTACGACGGCTCCAGGAACGCAAAACTGGCACTGGCCCAGACGATTACGATGTTCCGCGAGCTGAAACCACAGATCACCCTGGTGGCTGTGGCAGAAAACCCCAGGGACATCACCGCCGGTAACGAAGACATGTTTCAGGAAGAGTTGTCTGAACTTAAACGGAATCTTCTTGAGGCGCAGGCGGTCTGCGAGAAAGAGGAAGTTGCTGCAGAAACGCTGCTTCTGGATGGCGATGCCCGCAAGATGCTGCTTTATGCCGCCGAGAAGAAAATTCATCCTGATATGCTGGTTATCGCACGCCACAGCCATGAGCCGGATGGCGGATTCATTGCCCGCTCGCTGACCTATTTCGTCGATGAGCTGGATTACATGACCTTTGGCAGCGTGAGCTCCTTTCTTGCCCGCCGTATTCAGTGCCCCTTATTGATCCTGCCTAGCCGTTAACAGCAGCCGGTGCCGAAATGACCTGAAAGCCCTCGGAGGCTTACATGAAAGTTGCAGATGTATTCCATTTCAAAAATGCGGAGATCAAGGCGCTCCACCTGACCTGGATCGCCTTCTTCATTACTTTTTACGTGTGGTTCAACATGGCGCCGCTGGCGTCCAGCATGCTCAAGAGCGTGGACTGGCTGACCCCGGACGATCTGCGCCTGTTCGCTATCTGCAACGTTGCGCTGACAATCCCCGCGCGCATCATTGTCGGCATGGCTCTTGACCGTTTTGGCCCGCGACGGGTGTTCTCGATACTGATGGTTCTGATGTCAATTCCGGCCCTTACCTTCGCATTTGGCAACACCATGACACAGCTGCTGGTCAGCCGTCTGGTGCTCAGCTCCATAGGCGCCAGCTTTGTGGTAGGTATCCACATGACAGCCATGTGGTTCAAGCCCCGCGACATTGGCTTTGCCGAGGGTTTCTACGCAGGCTGGGGTAACTTTGGTTCCGCAGCGGCGGCGCTGACCCTACCCACCATTGCTCTGCAAATGTACGGCGGCGACGATGGCTGGCGCTGGGCTATTGCCCAGAGCGCTATTGTGATGGCGCTTTACGGTGTGTACTACTGGTTTGCCGTTACCGATGGCCCTGTTGGAACCGTGCATCGCAAGCCGCGTAAAGCGACCGCGCTGGAAGTCAGCACCTGGGGCGACATGGTCAAACTGATTCTGTGGACCATTCCTCTGGTTGGCGTTCTGGCCATTCTGGTATGGCGTATCCAGAATATGGGTTACCTGAGTATGACCGGTGCGGTGATCAGCTACTTAGTGATTGTTGCGATTGTGTGTTATCAGGTTGTGCAGATTCTAAGGGTGAACGTGCCTATCCTGAAAAAGGGCGTGCCCGAGGACGACAAGTACCCGTTCAACAGTGTTGCAGCGCTGAACAGCACCTACTTTGCCAACTTTGGTGCAGAGCTGGCGGTTGTCTCCATGCTACCGATGTTCTTCGAGGAAACCTGGAGCCTGGGTGCCGCCGCCGCAGGTATGGTTGCAGCGTCCTTCGCTTTTGTGAACCTGGTTGCCCGCCCCATGGGTGGCATGGTTTCCGACCGTATGGGTAACCGTCGCTTTGTGATGCTCAGCTACATGTTTGGTATTTCGGTTGGCTTCGCGCTAATGGGGCTGCTTAACTCCAGCTGGCCGCTGATCATTGCCGTGGGTATCACTGTGTTTACGTCTTTCTTTGTTCAGGGTGCAGAGGGCGCAACCTTTGGTATTATCCCGTCTATCAAGCGCCGTCTGACCGGGCAGATTTCAGGTATGGCGGGTGCCTATGGCAACGTCGGTGCGGTGGTTTACCTGACCATCTTTACCTTCGTAACACCAAGCCAGTTCTTCTTCATCATTGCTGGCGGCGCCTTTGTGAGCTGGCTGCTGTGCATGTTATGGCTGAAAGAGCCGGAGTCCGGCTTTGCTGAAGAGTACGAGGTGTCCTCTGTAGACCTTCAGATCGAAGACGAAGAGCGCAGTCGCCAGGCGGCGCTTGGTCAGACCTGATACTCAATACACAAAGCAGTACTGAAAAAGCCCCGCCCGGAGTGATCCTGACGGGGCTTTTTCGTTAGCGCAGGTGTGTCACTTTACCGGTTCGGCCTCAAGCCATGCCCAGGCATCATCTTCCCGATCTGCCGGGAAAGTCTGCATGTCGATATCGGGGAAAAACGGATTCATGGTGTCAATTACCTTTCGCATCCAGCCGGGTGCCCCGACAATGGCGTACCGTTCGACCTTTTCCATAGCAGATAGCTTCATTGAGAAGAGACCGCTCTGCATGAGGATGGACGGGTCGAAGCCACCGAAATGCTTCATCCGGTTGAGCAGCCGCACCTTGCTTTGGCCCGCAAAGAAGTCTTCCAGTTTCCTGATCACGCCGGGCATTTCCTCTGATGACATTACGCCATCAACCTCAAAGGCGAGCACGTTGTCCTTGGTGGTTGGCAGAAATCGGATGGCGGCTCCCTTCCTTACAGGTGCCGCGGAGGTGTCTGCTGCCCATATCAGTGCCTCTTCACTCCGGCTGGATGGGAAAATCCTAATGTCTAACACCGGGAATAGTTGTTGCGCAAAAGAGACAATCGTTTGCGGCCACTCTTTATCTGACACCAAAGCACATCGGTTCAGCTGGCTTGTGTGGCTGAATAGCTCCATGTCAGCCTTGGCGCCTTCAACCAGGGCGTTTGCACTCATGTCAGACAGCGCTGTGAGGTCGACATAAACGCCTACCTGTGGGCGCTGTTGCAGCTTTCTTTCAAAGATACTCTGGTATGCCCGAATATCTTCACCGGTCAGCTTTCCATCAAGCGATAAGGCAATGACATGATCTGGGGCCGAGACTTGTTGCAACATTGCTCTGTCCTCG
This genomic interval carries:
- a CDS encoding universal stress protein; protein product: MKIMIAYDGSRNAKLALAQTITMFRELKPQITLVAVAENPRDITAGNEDMFQEELSELKRNLLEAQAVCEKEEVAAETLLLDGDARKMLLYAAEKKIHPDMLVIARHSHEPDGGFIARSLTYFVDELDYMTFGSVSSFLARRIQCPLLILPSR
- a CDS encoding SpoIIAA family protein; this translates as MLQQVSAPDHVIALSLDGKLTGEDIRAYQSIFERKLQQRPQVGVYVDLTALSDMSANALVEGAKADMELFSHTSQLNRCALVSDKEWPQTIVSFAQQLFPVLDIRIFPSSRSEEALIWAADTSAAPVRKGAAIRFLPTTKDNVLAFEVDGVMSSEEMPGVIRKLEDFFAGQSKVRLLNRMKHFGGFDPSILMQSGLFSMKLSAMEKVERYAIVGAPGWMRKVIDTMNPFFPDIDMQTFPADREDDAWAWLEAEPVK
- a CDS encoding MFS transporter — translated: MISPTRPQQNRALGLSTLAFTLCFAVWTIFSIIGIRLAEDLNLSDTQLGLLMATPILTGSISRLFLGIWTDRYGGRWVFGILMLTTSACVYLLTFATTYPMLLVGALGVGLAGGAFIVGVAYTAAWFEPARQGTALGIFGAGNVGAAVTNFGAPFLLVAFGWETTAQIYASVLAVMGVVFILLAKEDPVSAGRKDGEQQRSFMEQMEPLRDLRVWRFALYYFFVFGAFVALALWLPHFLIGVYGLDIRTAGMIAALYTIPASLFRILGGWMSDRFGARRVMYWTFIASVVCTFLLSYPPTDYVVHGIDGDVRFRLEMSLPVFVALIFTLGFFMSLGKAAVYKHIPVYYPTHVGAVGGVVGMIGGLGGFILPLTFGVLNDITGIWQSCFMLMFIIATAALAWMHYAIRSVERVEWAANQEQTDLPELASPQLFYPLNRKHSQDSGAGSPLKKGN
- a CDS encoding MFS transporter, which codes for MKVADVFHFKNAEIKALHLTWIAFFITFYVWFNMAPLASSMLKSVDWLTPDDLRLFAICNVALTIPARIIVGMALDRFGPRRVFSILMVLMSIPALTFAFGNTMTQLLVSRLVLSSIGASFVVGIHMTAMWFKPRDIGFAEGFYAGWGNFGSAAAALTLPTIALQMYGGDDGWRWAIAQSAIVMALYGVYYWFAVTDGPVGTVHRKPRKATALEVSTWGDMVKLILWTIPLVGVLAILVWRIQNMGYLSMTGAVISYLVIVAIVCYQVVQILRVNVPILKKGVPEDDKYPFNSVAALNSTYFANFGAELAVVSMLPMFFEETWSLGAAAAGMVAASFAFVNLVARPMGGMVSDRMGNRRFVMLSYMFGISVGFALMGLLNSSWPLIIAVGITVFTSFFVQGAEGATFGIIPSIKRRLTGQISGMAGAYGNVGAVVYLTIFTFVTPSQFFFIIAGGAFVSWLLCMLWLKEPESGFAEEYEVSSVDLQIEDEERSRQAALGQT